Proteins encoded within one genomic window of Oryza glaberrima chromosome 12, OglaRS2, whole genome shotgun sequence:
- the LOC127757309 gene encoding ultraviolet-B receptor UVR8 gives MDATTSSGASSSLPLHLIIDDALALVSPLQQSFQRSQRHCFGGSAPGEFPLAANPSIVLHVLTSCNLEPDDLAHLEATCSFFRKPANFPPDFQLSMSELAALDMCQKRAIFKPMTQQEREMFKQCCGGSWKLVLRFIMAGEACCRREKSQAIAGPGHSIAVTTSGAVYTFGSNSSGQLGHGSLEEEWRPRIIRSLQGIRIIQAAAGAGRTMLVSDAGRVYAFGKDSFGEVEYAAQGSRVVTTPQLVESLKDIYIVQAAIGNFFTAVLSREGHVYTFSWGNDMKLGHQTEPNDVQPHLLAGPLENIPVVQIAAGYCYLLALACQPSGMSVYSVGCGLGGKLGHGSRTDEKYPRLIEQFQALNIQPVVVAAGAWHAAVVGKDGRVCTWGWGRYGCLGHGNEECESVPKVVESLVNVRAVHVATGDYTTFVVSDKGDVYSFGCGESSSLGHNTITEGNNRHTNVLSPELVTSLKRTNERVAQISLTNSIYWNAHTFALTDSGKLYAFGAGDKGQLGTELVAQQSERGTPERVEIDLS, from the exons ATGGACGCCACGACGAGCAGTGGAGCTTCCTCCTCTCTACCCCTCCACCTTATCATAGATGATGCTCTTGCCCTTGTTTCTCCGTTGCAGCAGTCGTTTCAGAGGTCACAGCGCCATTGCTTTGGTGGCTCTGCTCCTGGAGAATTCCCCTTGGCTGCAAACCCATCAATTGTCCTCCATGTCCTCACATCATGCAATCTGGAACCTGATGACCTCGCTCACTTGGAG GCAACATGCTCGTTTTTCCGGAAGCCTGCCAATTTCCCTCCCGATTTTCAGTTGTCAATGTCAGAACTCGCAGCGTTGGATATGTGCCAGAAACGGGCGATATTTAAACCTATGACTCAACAAGAAAGAGAAATGTTTAAGCAATGTTGCGGCGGGAGTTGGAAGCTGGTTCTTAGGTTTATAATGGCAGGTGAAGCATGTTGCCGGAGGGAAAAATCTCAGGCAATCGCTGGACCTGGTCACAGCATCGCTGTGACAACAAGCGGTGCAGTGTATACTTTTGGGTCCAACAGCTCTGGTCAACTTGGCCATGGTAGTTTAGAAGAGGAGTGGAGGCCACGGATTATCAG ATCATTGCAGGGTATTAGAATTATTCAAGCGGCAGCAGGAGCAGGACGCACAATGCTTGTTAGTGATGCTGGTAGGGTCTATGCATTTGGAAAGGATTCATTTGGAGAAGTGGAATATGCAGCCCAAGGTTCTAGGGTTGTCACCACACCACAGCTGGTGGAATCATTGAAGGACATATACATTGTCCAGGCAGCAATCGGGAACTTCTTTACTGCAGTTTTATCTCGGGAAGGTCATGTGTATACATTTTCTTGGGGGAACGACATGAAACTTGGTCATCAGACAGAGCCAAATGATGTTCAGCCTCATCTTCTAGCAGGCCCTCTTGAGAACATTCCAGTTGTGCAGATTGCCGCAGGCTACTGCTATCTCCTGGCTCTGGCATGCCAACCAAGTGGCAT GTCTGTTTATTCTGTTGGTTGTGGGTTAGGTGGGAAACTTGGCCATGGTTCTCGAACCGATGAGAAATACCCTAGGTTAATCGAGCAGTTCCAAGCTTTGAATATACAACCAGTAGTGGTTGCTGCTGGTGCTTGGCATGCTGCTGTTGTAGGCAAGGATGGGCGTGTTTGCACTTGGGGATGGGGGCGGTATGGCTGCTTGGGTCACGGTAATGAGGAATGTGAGTCTGTTCCTAAGGTTGTTGAGTCCTTAGTCAATGTGAGGGCTGTCCATGTAGCAACTGGAGATTACACCACATTTGTTGTATCTGATAAAGGTGATGTTTACTCGTTTGGATGTGGTGAATCATCAAGTCTTGGCCACAACACTATAACTGAG ggTAATAATAGGCACACTAATGTCCTTAGCCCGGAGTTGGTGACTTCTTTGAAAAGAACAAATGAAAGGGTTGCTCAGATCAGCCTCACTAACTCCATTTACTGGAATGCACATACATTTGCACTGACAGATTCAGGAAAACTCTATGCGTTTGGTGCAGGGGACAAAGGGCAGCTAGGTACCGAACTCGTCGCGCAGCAAAGCGAGAGGGGGACACCGGAGCGTGTTGAAATTGACCTCAGTTAG
- the LOC127756203 gene encoding protein LOW PHOTOSYNTHETIC EFFICIENCY 1, chloroplastic-like translates to MASPLAVFHPASATAAAAARRHHPPRPPHLHLHLPLHHQPSSPRRRFAAEFAVGGADGGTGGGGGRRARGGGDVDVAAVGAALRDARTADEVETLVKGFLDDGGGGEEHLPLQVYTSVIRGLGKERRLDAAFAVVEHLKRGSGSGGGGGGVNQFVYNCLLGAVKNSGEFGRIHDVLADMEAQGVPPNIVTFNTLMSIYVEQGKIDEVFRVFDTIEGSGLVPTAATYSTVMSAYKKAGDAFAALKFITKLREMYNKGELAVNREDWDREFVKFEKLTARVCYMAMRRSLVGGENPVGEVLKVLLGMDEAGVKPDRRDYERLVWACTGEEHYTIAKELYQRIRERGDGVISLSVCNHLIWLMGKAKKWWAALEIYEDLLDKGPKPNNLSYELIMSHFNILLNAAKRRGIWRWGVRLLDKMQQKGLKPGSREWNAVLLACSRAAETSAAVDIFKRMIDQGLTPDVVSYGALLSALEKGKLYDEALRVWEHMCKVGVKPNLHAYTILVSIYIGKGNHAMVDSVLRGMLSAKIEPTVVTFNAIISACVRNNKGGSAFEWFHRMKVQNIEPNEITYQMLIEALVQDGKPRLAYEMYMRACNQGLELPAKSYDTVMEACQDYGSLIDLNSLGPRPVKKVEPIRIENKFSSSYYVGDLPSSTKHFGSTGTSSLYRYRTERWIM, encoded by the exons ATGGCTTCCCCCCTCGCCGTCTTCCaccccgcctccgccaccgccgccgccgccgctcgccgtcaccACCCCCCGCGCCCGCCGCACCTGCACCTCCACCTCCCGCTCCACCACCAGCCTTCGTCGCCCCGCCGCAGGTTCGCTGCCGAG TTCGCGGTCGGCGGTGCTGACGgtggcaccggcggcggcggcgggaggagggcgAGGGGAGGCGGTGACGTCGATGTCGCCGCGGTCGGCGCGGCGCTGCGGGACGCCAGGACGGCCGACGAAGTGGAGACCCTGGTGAAGGGCTTCctggacgacggtggcggcggcgaggagcaccTGCCGCTCCAGGTGTATACCTCGGTGATCCGGGGGCTGGGCAAGGAGAGGCGCCTCGACGCCGCGTTCGCCGTCGTGGAGCACCTCAAGAGGGGAagcgggagtggcggcggcggcggcggcgtcaaccAGTTCGTCTACAACTGCCTGCTGGGCGCGGTCAAGAACAGTGGGGAATTTGGGAGGATCCACGATGTGCTTGCAGACATGGAGGCACAGGGGGTTCCCCCAAACATTGTGACATTCAACACTCTGATGTCAATCTATGTCGAACAAGGCAAGATTGATGAGGTCTTCAGGGTGTTTGACACCATCGAGGGCAGTGGCCTGGTGCCCACCGCGGCGACATACTCGACAGTGATGTCGGCCTACAAGAAGGCTGGCGATGCATTCGCGGCACTCAAGTTCATCACCAAGCTAAGGGAGATGTACAACAAGGGTGAATTGGCGGTGAATCGTGAAGATTGGGACCGAGAATTTGTCAAGTTTGAGAAGCTGACTGCCCGTGTCTGCTATATGGCGATGCGGCGGTCTCTTGTGGGTGGTGAGAATCCAGTAGGTGAGGTGCTGAAAGTTCTTCTTGGCATGGATGAAGCTGGGGTGAAGCCAGACAGGAGAGATTACGAGCGGCTTGTGTGGGCATGTACAGGTGAGGAGCATTACACCATTGCCAAGGAGCTGTACCAAAGGATCCGTGAGCGTGGTGATGGCGTGATCAGCTTATCTGTGTGCAATCATCTGATTTGGCTGATGGGCAAGGCTAAGAAGTGGTGGGCAGCTCTTGAGATTTATGAGGATTTGTTGGACAAAGGCCCCAAACCGAATAACTTGTCGTATGAGCTGATCATGTCACATTTCAATATTCTACTCAATGCTGCAAAGAGAAGGGGCATTTGGAGGTGGGGTGTAAGGCTGCTTGATAAGATGCAACAAAAGGGCTTGAAGCCTGGAAGCAGAGAGTGGAATGCCGTCCTTCTTGCGTGTTCTAGAGCAGCTGAAACATCTGCTGCAGTGGATATATTTAAGAGAATGATAGATCAAGGGTTGACACCGGATGTAGTTTCTTACGGAGCGCTGCTGAGTGCGCTTGAGAAGGGAAAGCTGTATGATGAGGCACTCCGAGTTTGGGAACACATGTGCAAGGTAGGCGTTAAGCCGAACCTACATGCATATACAATCTTAGTATCAATTTACATTGGCAAGGGGAACCATGCTATGGTAGATTCTGTTCTTCGTGGTATGCTGTCAGCAAAGATAGAACCAACTGTTGTTACGTTCAATGCGATAATCAGCGCATGCGTGAGAAACAATAAGGGTGGCTCTGCTTTTGAATGGTTCCATAGGATGAAAGTGCAGAACATTGAGCCAAATGAAATTACATATCAGATGTTGATTGAAGCTCTTGTACAAGATGGTAAACCCAGGCTTGCCTATGAGATGTACATGAGGGCTTGCAACCAAGGGCTTGAGCTTCCTGCAAAATCATACGACACTGTAATGGAGGCATGCCAAGATTATGGTTCCCTCATAGATCTAAATTCTTTGGGTCCTCGGCCTGTTAAGAAAGTGGAACCCATCAGGATAGAGAACAAGTTTTCGAGTAGTTATTATGTTGGGGATCTTCCCAGCAGCACAAAACATTTTGGTAGCACTGGAACATCTAGTTTATATAGATACAGAACGGAAAGGTGGATCATGTAG